GGAAGGCTACGGACTTGAGGTGGTGGAGCGCGTAGCGATCCAGATGCCGGAGAATAAGGACAATACCAATTATCTTCATACAAAGCAGGCGAAGCTTGGGCATCTGCTGAATTTTGACAAGATCGAACAGAATGAGAATACCAAAATTTAATCATAGATTACCTATCCTATACACGAAGGGTTGATGAGTAGCATGCCGAATTATTTTGAAGGACATTTAGTATCTGAGGGCTTGAAATATGGGGTGGTTGTAGGACGTTTCAATGAGTTCATTACCAGCAAGCTGCTCTCCGGGGCACTCGATGCCTTCAAGCGCCATGGCGTCGCCGATGATGAAGTGGATGTGGCCTGGGTACCGGGCGTATTCGAAATTCCGCTGATCGCCCAAAAAATGGCTGAAAGCGGCAAATACGACGCCGTCATCACGCTGGGCACAGTCATTCGCGGATCTACAACGCACTATGATTATGTGTGCAACGAGGTGGCCAAGGGCGTGGCGGCGATTAACCTTAAGACCGGTGTTCCAACCATTTTCGGTGTGGTTACAACGGAGAATATTGAACAGGCCATTGAGCGTTCCGGGACCAAAGCCGG
The window above is part of the Paenibacillus sp. FSL H8-0048 genome. Proteins encoded here:
- the ribH gene encoding 6,7-dimethyl-8-ribityllumazine synthase, whose product is MPNYFEGHLVSEGLKYGVVVGRFNEFITSKLLSGALDAFKRHGVADDEVDVAWVPGVFEIPLIAQKMAESGKYDAVITLGTVIRGSTTHYDYVCNEVAKGVAAINLKTGVPTIFGVVTTENIEQAIERSGTKAGNKGWDAATAAIEMANLNKLFK